Proteins from one Arthrobacter sp. DNA4 genomic window:
- the gdhA gene encoding NADP-specific glutamate dehydrogenase, with the protein MDARLEAIKDTVLMRNPGEAEFHQAVVEVFESLGPVHDRHPEFLEAAILERLCEPERQIIFRVPWTDDSGRVQINRGFRVEFNSALGPYKGGLRFHPSVYLGIVKFLGFEQIFKNALTGMPIGGGKGGSDFDPRGRSDAEVMRFCQSFMTELYRHIGEYTDVPTGDIGVGGREIGYLFGQYKRITNRYESGVLTGKGISWGGSLVRPEATGFGTVIFAQEMLKTRGTSFDGQRVVVSGSGNVAINAIAKAQSLGAAVVACSDSSGYVVDEAGIDVALLREVKEVQRGRLKDYAERRGGVTYVDGGSVWDVDATVVLPCATQNELDGAAAARLVRNGLVAVGEGANMPSTRDAVAVFQEAGVLFGPGKAANAGGVATSALEMQQNASRDSWSFEHTEERLTEIMVGIHDRCAATAEEYGEPGNYVLGANIGGFVKVADAMLAQGLI; encoded by the coding sequence ATGGACGCACGGCTCGAAGCCATCAAGGACACCGTCCTCATGCGGAATCCTGGTGAAGCGGAGTTCCACCAGGCAGTGGTGGAGGTCTTCGAAAGCCTTGGCCCGGTCCACGACAGGCACCCGGAATTCCTCGAGGCTGCCATCCTGGAACGCCTTTGCGAGCCCGAACGCCAGATCATCTTCCGCGTGCCGTGGACCGATGACTCCGGACGCGTCCAGATCAACCGCGGCTTCCGGGTGGAGTTCAACTCCGCGCTGGGCCCGTACAAGGGCGGACTGCGCTTCCACCCGTCCGTCTACCTGGGCATCGTCAAATTCCTCGGCTTCGAGCAGATCTTCAAGAATGCCCTGACCGGCATGCCCATCGGCGGCGGCAAGGGCGGCTCCGACTTTGATCCCCGCGGCCGCAGCGACGCAGAAGTGATGCGGTTCTGTCAGTCCTTCATGACCGAGCTCTACCGCCACATCGGCGAATACACGGACGTCCCGACCGGCGACATTGGCGTGGGCGGCCGCGAGATCGGCTATCTCTTCGGCCAGTACAAACGCATCACCAACCGCTACGAGTCGGGCGTGCTCACCGGCAAGGGCATCTCATGGGGCGGCTCCCTGGTCCGGCCGGAGGCCACCGGCTTCGGCACCGTCATCTTCGCCCAGGAAATGCTCAAAACACGCGGCACGTCCTTTGACGGCCAGCGCGTGGTGGTGTCCGGCTCCGGCAACGTGGCCATCAACGCCATCGCCAAAGCCCAGTCCCTCGGTGCCGCAGTGGTGGCCTGCTCCGACTCGTCAGGCTACGTGGTGGACGAGGCAGGCATCGACGTCGCGCTCCTCCGCGAGGTGAAGGAAGTGCAGCGCGGCCGCCTGAAGGATTACGCCGAACGCCGGGGCGGCGTTACCTACGTGGACGGCGGCTCGGTGTGGGACGTTGACGCCACAGTGGTACTTCCCTGCGCCACGCAGAACGAGCTCGACGGCGCTGCTGCCGCCCGCCTGGTGCGCAACGGCCTGGTTGCCGTCGGCGAAGGTGCCAACATGCCCTCCACGCGTGACGCTGTTGCGGTGTTCCAGGAGGCGGGCGTCCTGTTCGGGCCCGGCAAGGCTGCCAACGCCGGCGGCGTGGCAACTTCGGCCCTGGAAATGCAGCAGAACGCAAGCCGTGATTCGTGGTCCTTCGAGCACACCGAAGAGCGGCTGACCGAGATCATGGTGGGCATCCACGACCGTTGCGCCGCCACCGCCGAGGAGTACGGCGAACCCGGCAACTACGTGCTCGGCGCCAACATCGGCGGGTTCGTCAAGGTCGCCGACGCCATGCTGGCGCAGGGGTTGATATAG
- a CDS encoding DUF1003 domain-containing protein codes for MAEIRVNWHRRHKEGLSTGDKAADALRNGMGSWPFVGMFLGFMGLWALVNSYVLANSAWDPYPYILLNLFLSMLTGLQGAILLIAAKRQDAIASAMAQHDYETDVRAAAQIEMLMNINAEQLKLLQELRDMRDMP; via the coding sequence ATGGCTGAGATAAGAGTTAACTGGCACCGGCGGCACAAAGAGGGCCTCAGTACGGGCGACAAAGCCGCCGACGCCCTTCGAAACGGCATGGGCAGCTGGCCTTTCGTGGGGATGTTCTTGGGTTTCATGGGACTGTGGGCCCTGGTGAATTCCTACGTCCTCGCCAACAGCGCATGGGACCCCTACCCCTACATTCTGCTGAACCTTTTCCTGTCCATGCTGACCGGCCTGCAGGGCGCCATCCTGCTCATTGCAGCCAAGCGCCAGGATGCCATTGCCTCGGCCATGGCGCAGCATGATTACGAAACTGACGTCCGGGCCGCGGCGCAGATTGAGATGCTCATGAACATCAACGCCGAACAGTTGAAGCTGCTGCAGGAACTGCGGGACATGCGGGACATGCCCTGA
- a CDS encoding DUF1345 domain-containing protein, whose product MKSMTAPGDHHRNFNSRAHHSRLRLLVMLAVGLVAALAVGTFGTWTYAPALGWAAASATYLIWVWSVIGRLGPAATAAHARREDPGRIFSDTLVLGATVASFAGVALILLDASSEQGGAKDATVAMALGSIALSWFLVHTLFTLRYAAIYYRDGTGVDFNEGSQPRYSDFAYLAFTVGMTFQVSDTDLKTTAIRSTVLRQALLSYLLGAIVLATTINLVSGLIH is encoded by the coding sequence ATGAAGTCCATGACGGCTCCCGGCGACCACCACCGGAACTTCAACTCCCGCGCCCACCATTCCCGGCTCCGCTTGCTGGTGATGCTTGCCGTCGGCCTTGTCGCGGCGCTGGCGGTTGGCACCTTTGGCACCTGGACGTATGCCCCGGCACTCGGCTGGGCCGCTGCGTCGGCCACCTACCTCATCTGGGTCTGGAGCGTCATCGGACGCCTGGGTCCTGCAGCCACCGCTGCGCATGCGCGGAGGGAGGATCCCGGCAGGATCTTCTCGGACACGCTGGTCCTGGGCGCCACCGTGGCCAGCTTTGCCGGGGTCGCCCTGATTTTGCTTGATGCCTCCAGCGAGCAGGGTGGCGCCAAGGACGCAACGGTGGCCATGGCGCTGGGCAGCATTGCCCTCTCATGGTTCCTGGTCCACACCCTGTTCACCCTCCGCTACGCAGCGATCTACTACCGCGACGGCACGGGTGTGGATTTCAACGAAGGGAGCCAGCCCCGGTATTCGGATTTCGCCTACCTGGCCTTCACTGTGGGCATGACGTTCCAGGTATCGGACACCGACCTGAAGACCACTGCCATCCGTTCCACCGTCCTGCGCCAGGCGCTGCTGTCCTATCTGCTCGGTGCCATCGTCCTCGCCACCACCATCAACCTGGTTTCGGGGCTGATCCACTAA
- a CDS encoding primary-amine oxidase, with the protein MTLAPTETASAFHLATAEEILDVRAILQSEGHLDARHRIAYLGLLDPARGAQPQAVDRRFRVFIHDVSGAAPRDVVVSITQQKVLSAVELDTAVTGELPVLEEEFEVVESLLATDDRWLNALADRGLEVEKVRVAPLSAGVFEYGEEKGRRILRGLAFVQEFPGDSAWAHPVDGLVAYVDVVSKEVTQVIDLGVIPIPAEHGNYTDPELTGPVRDTQKPISITQPEGPSFTVTGGNHVEWEKWSVDVGFDVREGVVLHNLAFQDSGRKRQIINRASIAEMVVPYGDPSPIRSWQNYFDTGEYLVGQYANSLELGCDCLGEITYLSPVISDAFGNPREISNGICMHEEDWSILSKHSDLWSGVTYTRRNRRLVISFFTTIGNYDYGFYWYLYLDGTIEFEAKATGIVFTSAFPQGGSDNISQLAPGLGAPFHQHLFSARLDMAIDGFTNRVEEEDVIRQAMGPGNERGNAFSRKRTVLARESEGVREADARAGRTWIISNPESRNRLGEPVGYKLHSHNQPTLLADPDSSIARRAAFATKDLWVTRYAEDEKYPTGDFVNQHAGGAGLPAYVAQDRDIDGQDIVVWHTFGLTHFPRVEDWPIMPVDTVGFKLRPEGFFDRSPVLDVPANPNKQESSCHSEGGSGGCH; encoded by the coding sequence ATGACTCTTGCACCAACCGAAACCGCATCGGCCTTCCACCTGGCAACGGCGGAGGAAATCCTGGACGTCCGCGCCATCCTGCAGTCTGAAGGCCACCTGGACGCCCGGCACCGCATCGCCTACCTCGGCCTGCTGGATCCGGCCCGGGGAGCGCAACCACAGGCTGTGGACCGCCGATTCCGGGTCTTCATCCACGACGTCTCGGGGGCTGCGCCGCGCGACGTCGTGGTCTCCATTACCCAGCAAAAGGTGCTCTCCGCCGTCGAACTCGACACCGCGGTGACCGGCGAACTGCCGGTCCTGGAGGAGGAATTCGAAGTGGTGGAATCCCTGCTGGCCACCGATGACCGCTGGCTGAATGCGCTCGCCGACAGGGGCCTCGAGGTCGAAAAGGTCCGCGTTGCCCCGCTGTCTGCCGGTGTTTTCGAATACGGCGAGGAGAAGGGCCGCCGCATCCTCCGCGGCCTGGCGTTCGTGCAGGAATTCCCCGGGGACAGCGCCTGGGCGCACCCGGTGGACGGACTGGTGGCCTACGTGGACGTGGTCAGCAAGGAAGTCACCCAGGTCATCGACCTCGGCGTGATCCCCATCCCGGCTGAGCATGGCAACTACACCGATCCGGAACTGACCGGGCCTGTCCGCGACACCCAGAAGCCCATCAGCATCACCCAGCCGGAAGGGCCCAGCTTCACCGTCACCGGCGGCAACCACGTGGAATGGGAAAAGTGGAGCGTGGACGTCGGCTTCGATGTCCGGGAAGGGGTGGTCCTGCATAACCTGGCCTTCCAGGACAGCGGCCGGAAGCGGCAGATCATCAACCGGGCGTCCATTGCCGAAATGGTGGTGCCGTACGGGGATCCCTCACCCATCCGGTCCTGGCAGAACTACTTTGACACCGGCGAATACCTGGTGGGCCAGTACGCCAACTCGCTGGAACTTGGCTGCGACTGCCTGGGCGAGATCACCTACCTCAGCCCGGTCATCAGCGACGCGTTCGGCAACCCGCGGGAAATCAGCAACGGCATCTGCATGCACGAGGAGGACTGGAGCATCCTCTCCAAGCACTCCGACCTCTGGAGCGGCGTCACCTACACCCGCCGCAACCGCCGCCTGGTGATCTCCTTCTTCACCACGATCGGCAACTACGACTACGGCTTCTACTGGTACCTCTACCTGGACGGCACCATCGAATTCGAGGCCAAAGCCACCGGCATCGTGTTTACCTCGGCGTTCCCGCAAGGCGGCTCAGACAACATCTCCCAGCTGGCGCCCGGCCTGGGTGCACCCTTCCACCAGCACCTCTTCAGTGCCCGGCTGGACATGGCCATCGACGGGTTCACCAACCGGGTGGAGGAGGAGGATGTCATCCGCCAGGCCATGGGGCCGGGCAACGAACGCGGCAACGCCTTCTCCCGGAAGCGCACCGTCCTGGCGCGTGAATCCGAAGGCGTCCGGGAAGCCGACGCCCGGGCCGGCCGGACCTGGATCATCTCCAACCCGGAATCCCGCAACCGGCTGGGGGAGCCCGTGGGCTACAAACTGCACTCCCACAACCAGCCCACGCTGCTGGCAGACCCGGACTCCTCCATCGCCCGCCGCGCCGCCTTTGCCACCAAGGACCTGTGGGTCACCCGGTACGCCGAGGACGAGAAGTACCCCACGGGCGACTTCGTGAACCAGCATGCCGGCGGAGCGGGCCTGCCCGCCTACGTCGCACAGGACCGGGACATCGATGGCCAGGACATCGTCGTCTGGCATACCTTCGGCCTGACCCACTTCCCCCGGGTGGAGGACTGGCCCATCATGCCCGTGGACACCGTCGGCTTCAAGCTGCGGCCGGAGGGCTTCTTCGACCGCAGCCCGGTCCTGGACGTTCCCGCCAACCCCAACAAGCAGGAATCCTCCTGCCACAGCGAGGGCGGCAGCGGTGGCTGCCACTAG
- a CDS encoding TetR/AcrR family transcriptional regulator yields MPKIVDHDERRLELVDATWRIIARQGLESATMREIATEAGFANGALKPYFPTKDTLLEFAFSHVFNRTNLRIAEVTAGRTGLDALRAFCLEVLPLDDERVNEARIVVPFWQRAINDPRKAAIHQQSMNEWLVAIRRFLAEARGSGDVRAAVDDPILAGQLLNMLLGAQIEAALAPAGQTDFGHAAQLEGYLSLLGKIPGRK; encoded by the coding sequence GTGCCGAAGATAGTTGACCATGATGAGCGCCGCCTGGAACTCGTGGATGCCACCTGGCGGATCATTGCCCGTCAGGGCCTTGAGAGCGCCACCATGCGGGAGATCGCCACGGAGGCAGGCTTCGCGAACGGCGCCCTGAAACCCTACTTCCCCACCAAGGACACCCTGCTCGAATTCGCCTTCAGCCATGTGTTCAACAGGACCAACCTGCGCATCGCGGAGGTCACGGCCGGACGGACGGGCCTGGACGCGCTGCGGGCCTTTTGCCTCGAGGTCCTCCCCCTCGATGACGAGCGCGTCAACGAGGCACGAATCGTGGTCCCGTTCTGGCAAAGGGCCATCAACGACCCCCGGAAGGCGGCGATCCACCAGCAGTCGATGAATGAATGGCTGGTGGCGATCCGCCGTTTCCTGGCAGAGGCGAGGGGCAGCGGCGACGTCCGTGCCGCCGTCGACGATCCCATCCTTGCCGGGCAGCTGCTGAACATGCTGCTGGGGGCCCAGATCGAGGCAGCCCTGGCGCCCGCCGGTCAAACAGACTTTGGCCACGCGGCCCAACTCGAGGGGTACCTTTCCCTCCTGGGCAAAATTCCCGGCCGGAAATGA
- a CDS encoding CsbD family protein: MGLDDKIGNAAEKLGGKGKEAAGNATGDESLKAEGQTDQAKSDLKQAYEHVKDAFKKD, encoded by the coding sequence ATGGGTTTGGATGACAAGATCGGCAACGCTGCAGAGAAGCTCGGCGGCAAGGGCAAGGAAGCTGCCGGAAACGCCACGGGCGACGAAAGCCTGAAGGCTGAAGGCCAGACGGACCAGGCAAAGTCGGACCTCAAGCAGGCTTACGAGCACGTCAAGGATGCCTTTAAGAAGGACTAG
- a CDS encoding helix-turn-helix domain-containing protein yields the protein MPAAAASGATALTPRQDLSSSVATSFDHWKHLVAESFVPLTARTADVEGFQGRMRSRVLDRMSIVEVTATSHEVHRTPALIAQAHERYFKLNLQLEGTGLLIQDNREAVLQPGDLAIYDTNRPYTLAFEDSTRIMVLMFPCDALSLPVDYVGQLAAVRMGSGGLSGIVGQFIRELSANLDVLNGPSGSRLATNALDLVSTMLHAEMDITPDRMKPQALLAVSVREYIEANLADPLLSPASIAAAHFISTRHLHNVFHESGTTVASWIRTQRLEGARRDLRDPLHAGQSVGTVAARWGFLDAAHFSRTFRDAFGVSPTEWRRG from the coding sequence ATGCCAGCAGCTGCAGCAAGCGGGGCAACAGCCCTGACCCCACGCCAGGACCTCAGCTCCAGCGTTGCCACATCATTTGACCACTGGAAACACCTGGTGGCCGAATCCTTCGTGCCCCTCACCGCTCGGACGGCGGACGTGGAGGGTTTCCAGGGCCGGATGCGTTCCCGGGTACTGGACCGGATGTCCATCGTGGAAGTGACCGCCACCTCCCACGAGGTCCACCGCACCCCCGCGCTGATCGCCCAGGCCCATGAGCGCTATTTCAAGCTGAATCTGCAGCTGGAAGGCACGGGCCTGCTGATCCAGGACAACCGCGAAGCCGTCCTCCAGCCCGGCGACCTGGCAATCTACGACACCAACCGGCCCTACACCCTTGCCTTCGAGGACAGCACCAGGATCATGGTCCTGATGTTCCCCTGCGACGCCCTCTCCCTGCCGGTGGACTACGTGGGGCAGCTCGCCGCGGTGCGCATGGGCAGCGGGGGCCTCAGCGGAATCGTGGGCCAGTTCATTCGCGAACTGTCGGCGAACTTGGACGTCCTGAACGGCCCCAGCGGCTCGCGGCTCGCCACCAACGCCCTGGACCTGGTGTCCACCATGCTGCACGCGGAAATGGACATCACGCCGGACCGCATGAAGCCGCAGGCACTGCTGGCGGTCTCGGTCCGCGAGTACATCGAGGCGAACCTGGCCGACCCCCTGCTGTCACCGGCAAGCATCGCCGCCGCGCACTTCATCTCCACCCGGCACCTGCACAACGTCTTCCACGAGTCGGGGACCACCGTTGCCAGCTGGATCCGGACACAGCGGCTCGAAGGTGCACGCCGTGACCTCCGCGACCCGCTGCACGCCGGGCAATCCGTCGGCACGGTGGCTGCCCGCTGGGGGTTCCTGGATGCCGCCCATTTCAGCCGCACGTTCCGGGATGCTTTTGGCGTCTCACCCACCGAATGGCGCCGGGGCTGA
- a CDS encoding AmiS/UreI family transporter produces MPFICLLLSGAALLVNGLATLGRLPRRDSATFSLLLGGTQLVLGVVHLSTGSTGTEHLLTAAGMFLFGLTYAYAGLDVLLALGSKGLGWFCGMVAFFGLLVAGAWIGTDPLLAALWVGWSVLWGLLFASAAFGAARLDLFTGWALVLASQVTATVPAFLGLSGVWPRSDWAAWLAAAFLAGLFVAARVLARRGHCGPRRASKGEAVSVR; encoded by the coding sequence ATGCCCTTCATTTGCCTTCTCCTCTCCGGGGCCGCGCTGCTGGTCAACGGGCTCGCCACGCTGGGGCGTCTCCCCCGCCGCGACTCCGCCACCTTCAGCCTGCTGCTCGGCGGCACCCAGCTGGTACTCGGCGTCGTCCATCTTTCCACTGGCAGTACCGGCACTGAACACCTCCTGACGGCCGCCGGCATGTTCCTGTTCGGGCTGACGTACGCCTATGCCGGGCTGGATGTTTTGTTGGCCCTGGGTTCGAAGGGCCTGGGCTGGTTCTGCGGCATGGTGGCGTTCTTCGGCCTGCTGGTGGCGGGCGCGTGGATCGGGACGGATCCGCTGCTCGCGGCGCTCTGGGTGGGCTGGTCGGTGCTGTGGGGGCTGTTGTTCGCCTCGGCTGCATTCGGCGCCGCGCGGCTGGACCTGTTCACGGGCTGGGCGCTGGTGCTCGCCAGCCAGGTTACTGCCACTGTTCCCGCGTTCCTGGGCCTGTCCGGCGTGTGGCCCCGCAGCGACTGGGCGGCCTGGCTCGCAGCAGCCTTCCTGGCCGGGCTTTTCGTTGCAGCACGCGTTCTGGCCCGGCGCGGACATTGCGGTCCGCGCCGGGCCAGTAAGGGAGAAGCCGTCAGCGTCAGGTAA